The following are from one region of the Coffea eugenioides isolate CCC68of chromosome 2, Ceug_1.0, whole genome shotgun sequence genome:
- the LOC113758348 gene encoding uncharacterized protein At1g10890 isoform X3, translating to MRRRQSRSMSSRQRKSHSPTPRRRKSPSPTPRRHKRQRTRSISLSASPGVSVGIKEQKDISEKLRKEEEEKKRRQQEAELKLVEEETAKRVEEAIQKQVKESLDSEEIRVEIQRRREEGRKKLVEEVAVQLEKEKEAALIAARQKEEQGRKEKEELERMLEENRRKVEEAQRRGALEQERREEERYRKLEELQRQKEEAMRRKKQQEEEERAKQIKVLGKNNSRPKLSFALGLK from the exons ATGAG AAGAAGACAAAGTCGTTCGATGTCCTCTCGACAACGGAAAAGTCATTCCCCTACCCCAAGACGACGTAAAAGTCCCTCTCCAACACCAAGGCGACACAAAAGACAAAGAACTAGAAGTATCTCACTCAGTGCATCTCCCGGTGTTAGTGTTGGTATAAAGGAGCAGAAAGATATTAgtgaaaaattaagaaaagaggaagaagaaaagaaaag GCGTCAACAGgaggcagaactgaagctagtAGAAGAAGAAACTGCAAAGAGGGTAGAAGAAGCAATTCAAAAGCAAGTGAAAGAAAGTTTGGACTCTGAGGAGATTAGGGTTGAAATTCAGAGGCGACGGGAGGAAGGTCGGAAGAAACTAGTTGAGGAAGTTGCTGTTCAACTTGAAAAGGAGAAGGAAGCAGCTCTTATTGCAGCTAGACAAAAAGAG GAACAAGGCCGCAAAGAGAAAGAAGAGCTGGAAAGAATGCTGGAAGAGAACAGAAGAAAGGTGGAAGAAGCGCAGAGGAGGGGAGCTTTAGAGCAGGAGCGAAGAGAAGAGGAAAGGTATCGCAAACTGGAAGAGCTTCAAAGACAGAAAGAAGAGGCCATGCGAAGGAAAAAACAGCAAGAGGAGGAAGAACGAGCGAAGCAGATTAAAGTGCTTGGCAAGAACAATTCGAGGCCAAAGCTGTCCTTTGCCTTGGGTTTGAAATGA
- the LOC113758348 gene encoding uncharacterized protein At1g10890 isoform X2 codes for MFKYSILLHRRRQSRSMSSRQRKSHSPTPRRRKSPSPTPRRHKRQRTRSISLSASPGVSVGIKEQKDISEKLRKEEEEKKRRQQEAELKLVEEETAKRVEEAIQKQVKESLDSEEIRVEIQRRREEGRKKLVEEVAVQLEKEKEAALIAARQKEEQGRKEKEELERMLEENRRKVEEAQRRGALEQERREEERYRKLEELQRQKEEAMRRKKQQEEEERAKQIKVLGKNNSRPKLSFALGLK; via the exons ATGTTCAAGTATTCTATTTTGTTACACAGAAGAAGACAAAGTCGTTCGATGTCCTCTCGACAACGGAAAAGTCATTCCCCTACCCCAAGACGACGTAAAAGTCCCTCTCCAACACCAAGGCGACACAAAAGACAAAGAACTAGAAGTATCTCACTCAGTGCATCTCCCGGTGTTAGTGTTGGTATAAAGGAGCAGAAAGATATTAgtgaaaaattaagaaaagaggaagaagaaaagaaaag GCGTCAACAGgaggcagaactgaagctagtAGAAGAAGAAACTGCAAAGAGGGTAGAAGAAGCAATTCAAAAGCAAGTGAAAGAAAGTTTGGACTCTGAGGAGATTAGGGTTGAAATTCAGAGGCGACGGGAGGAAGGTCGGAAGAAACTAGTTGAGGAAGTTGCTGTTCAACTTGAAAAGGAGAAGGAAGCAGCTCTTATTGCAGCTAGACAAAAAGAG GAACAAGGCCGCAAAGAGAAAGAAGAGCTGGAAAGAATGCTGGAAGAGAACAGAAGAAAGGTGGAAGAAGCGCAGAGGAGGGGAGCTTTAGAGCAGGAGCGAAGAGAAGAGGAAAGGTATCGCAAACTGGAAGAGCTTCAAAGACAGAAAGAAGAGGCCATGCGAAGGAAAAAACAGCAAGAGGAGGAAGAACGAGCGAAGCAGATTAAAGTGCTTGGCAAGAACAATTCGAGGCCAAAGCTGTCCTTTGCCTTGGGTTTGAAATGA
- the LOC113758348 gene encoding uncharacterized protein At1g10890 isoform X1 yields MGRERDLSRSPSYRRRYSPSPSPVGHRYSRRSGRRDRSRSPYSHSRRRQSRSMSSRQRKSHSPTPRRRKSPSPTPRRHKRQRTRSISLSASPGVSVGIKEQKDISEKLRKEEEEKKRRQQEAELKLVEEETAKRVEEAIQKQVKESLDSEEIRVEIQRRREEGRKKLVEEVAVQLEKEKEAALIAARQKEEQGRKEKEELERMLEENRRKVEEAQRRGALEQERREEERYRKLEELQRQKEEAMRRKKQQEEEERAKQIKVLGKNNSRPKLSFALGLK; encoded by the exons ATGGGGAGAGAGAGGGATTTATCGAGGTCACCTTCGTATCGGCGGAGGTATTCGCCGTCGCCGTCGCCCGTGGGGCATAGGTATAGCCGGAGGAGTGGTCGGAGGGATAGAAGCCGATCACCTTACTCTCACAGCAG AAGAAGACAAAGTCGTTCGATGTCCTCTCGACAACGGAAAAGTCATTCCCCTACCCCAAGACGACGTAAAAGTCCCTCTCCAACACCAAGGCGACACAAAAGACAAAGAACTAGAAGTATCTCACTCAGTGCATCTCCCGGTGTTAGTGTTGGTATAAAGGAGCAGAAAGATATTAgtgaaaaattaagaaaagaggaagaagaaaagaaaag GCGTCAACAGgaggcagaactgaagctagtAGAAGAAGAAACTGCAAAGAGGGTAGAAGAAGCAATTCAAAAGCAAGTGAAAGAAAGTTTGGACTCTGAGGAGATTAGGGTTGAAATTCAGAGGCGACGGGAGGAAGGTCGGAAGAAACTAGTTGAGGAAGTTGCTGTTCAACTTGAAAAGGAGAAGGAAGCAGCTCTTATTGCAGCTAGACAAAAAGAG GAACAAGGCCGCAAAGAGAAAGAAGAGCTGGAAAGAATGCTGGAAGAGAACAGAAGAAAGGTGGAAGAAGCGCAGAGGAGGGGAGCTTTAGAGCAGGAGCGAAGAGAAGAGGAAAGGTATCGCAAACTGGAAGAGCTTCAAAGACAGAAAGAAGAGGCCATGCGAAGGAAAAAACAGCAAGAGGAGGAAGAACGAGCGAAGCAGATTAAAGTGCTTGGCAAGAACAATTCGAGGCCAAAGCTGTCCTTTGCCTTGGGTTTGAAATGA
- the LOC113761526 gene encoding transmembrane emp24 domain-containing protein p24delta3-like — MGRRANVHRGLVLSALLSLLCLSEKVGAVWLSLPASGTKCVSEEIHNNVVVLADYVVISDDHSHPTPTISTKVTSPYGNTVHHSENVTHGQFAFTTTEAGNYLACFWLVEHNSVKGDVSINIDWKTGIAAKDWESVARKEKIEGVELELRKLEGAVEAIHENLIYLKSREAEMRSVSETTNARVAWFSIMSLGVCISVSVAQIMYLKRFFQKKKLI, encoded by the exons ATGGGGAGAAGAGCTAACGTCCACAGGGGATTAGTGCTCTCGGCGCTGTTATCGCTCTTATGCTTATCGGAGAAGGTCGGAGCCGTATGGTTGAGCTTACCGGCGTCTGGTACCAAGTGCGTATCGGAGGAAATCCACAACAACGTCGTCGTTTTAGCCGATTATGTCGTAATTTCCGATGATCATTCCCATCCCACTCCAACTATTTCCACCaag GTAACATCACCTTATGGGAATACCGTTCATCACTCAGAGAATGTAACACATGGTCAGTTTGCATTTACAACTACCGAAGCTGGCAACTATCTTGCATGTTTTTGGCTAGTTGAACATAATTCAGTAAAAGGGGATGTAAGCATCAATATCGATTGGAAGACTGGAATTGCAGCAAAGGACTGGGAGTCTGTTGCcaggaaagagaaaattgag GGTGTTGAGCTTGAGCTACGAAAGCTTGAAGGAGCAGTGGAGGCCATTCACGAAAATTTAATATATCTCAAGTCCAG aGAAGCAGAGATGCGATCAGTTAGTGAAACAACAAATGCCAGGGTGGCCTGGTTCAGTATCATGTCCTTGGGCGTCTGCATTTCAGTTTCAGTGGCACAGATAATGTATTTGAAGAGATTTTTCCAGAAGAAAAAACTAATTTAG
- the LOC113760884 gene encoding uncharacterized protein LOC113760884: MEALIYQFTILSDEALQDKNFDPSTIEDLMRLFELESYKAWAAMELEQEKEVQEAESCVEEAEEYLDSVMESAMEEFRRFEEEMNRACQAEYDSLVNVAESARKMGRSLEKAATNASKKYIEAAMNSATASMKSAMKALSSKYKKVHPS; encoded by the coding sequence ATGGAAGCTCTGATTTATCAGTTCACAATTCTCTCCGATGAGGCTCTTCAAGACAAGAACTTTGATCCATCTACAATAGAAGATCTCATGAGGCTCTTCGAACTGGAGTCCTACAAGGCCTGGGCGGCCATGGAGCTTGAACAGGAAAAAGAAGTGCAAGAAGCTGAGAGTTGCGTGGAAGAAGCTGAGGAATATCTTGACTCTGTCATGGAGAGTGCCATGGAGGAATTTCGTCGGTTCGAGGAGGAAATGAACAGGGCTTGCCAGGCTGAATATGATAGCTTAGTTAATGTGGCTGAAAGTGCAAGGAAGATGGGAAGGTCTTTGGAAAAAGCAGCTACAAATGCTTCCAAGAAGTATATTGAAGCTGCAATGAACTCAGCTACTGCATCAATGAAATCAGCGATGAAAGCCCTTTCTTCTAAGTATAAAAAGGTTCATCCATCTTAG
- the LOC113763585 gene encoding ankyrin repeat domain-containing protein 2A-like, with translation MSEEVKDAPAPPKVIDAPASPEVVDAAAPSKAKDAPSPAAEEKAGAMENKRSSESTSVETQSEQRRATTSAAGVPLQNPFDFSAMTGLLNDPSIKELAEQIAKDPSFNQMAEQLQKTFQGASVDEGTPQFDTQQYYTTMQQVMQNPQFMTMAERLGNALMQDPSMSGMLENLTNPVHKDQLEERMSRIKEDPSLKPILDEIETGGPAAMMRYWNDKEVLQKLGEAMGFAVAGEPGSSADNAEPDEAEEANEDESIVHHTASIGDVDRLKNALAAGADKDEEDSEGRTALHFACGYGEVKCAQVLLEAGAKVDALDKNKNTALHYAAGYGRKECVQLLLEHGAAVTLQNLDGKTPIDVAKLNNQHEVLKLLEKDAFL, from the exons ATGTCTGAG GAGGTTAAAGATGCTCCCGCACCGCCAAAGGTTATTGATGCTCCAGCTTCCCCAGAGGTTGTAGATGCTGCAGCACCGTCGAAGGCTAAGGATGCTCCTTCACCAGCAGCTG AAGAAAAGGCTGGTGCCATGGAGAATAAACGTAGTTCTGAATCAACCTCTGTGGAGACACAATCAGAACAGAGGAGGGCTACAACCTCTGCAGCTGGAGTGCCGCTACAAAATCCTTTCGATTTCTCTGCAATGACGGGCCTACTAAAT GACCCGAGCATCAAAGAATTAGCCGAACAGATTGCAAAGGACCCTTCTTTTAATCAAATGGCAGAGCAGCTTCAGAAGACCTTTCAGGGTGCTTCAGTGGATGAGGGTACCCCTCAGTTTGATACACAGCAATACTACACTACAATGCAGCAGGTTATGCAAAATCCACAATTTATGACAATGGCTGAGCGGCTTGGCAATGCTTTAATGCAG GATCCATCTATGTCCGGCATGCTTGAGAATTTGACCAATCCAGTTCACAAAGACCAGCTTGAAGAACGAATGTCACGCATCAAGGAGGATCCTTCTTTGAAGCCTATTTTGGATGAGATAGAGACAGGAGGTCCAGCTGCAATGATGAG GTATTGGAATGATAAGGAGGTTCTACAGAAGTTGGGTGAAGCAATGGGTTTTGCTGTTGCTGGAGAACCAGGTTCCTCTGCTGACAATGCAGAGCCAGATGAAGCAGAGgaagcaaatgaagatgaatctATTGTTCATCATACTGCTAGTATTGGTGATGTAGAC CGTTTGAAGAACGCACTTGCTGCGGGTGCTGATAAAGATGAAGAAGATTCAGAAGGAAGAACAGCATTGCATTTTGCTTGTGGTTATGGAGAG GTGAAGTGTGCACAAGTTCTTCTCGAGGCTGGTGCAAAGGTGGATGCTTTGGATAAGAATAAGAACACTGCTCTTCATTATGCAGCAGGTTATGGCAGGAAAGAGTGTGTTCAACTCCTGCTGGAGCATGGAGCTGCTGT CACTCTCCAAAACTTGGATGGAAAGACTCCCATTGATGTTGCTAAACTGAATAACCAGCATGAGGTACTTAAGCTGCTCGAGAAGGATGCTTTTCTATAA
- the LOC113759288 gene encoding glucan endo-1,3-beta-glucosidase 11-like, translated as MVFTFNDTSLSSITSERLLRAMQSVYSVLCSLNLQDKVSITTAHSLAVLQTSYLPFACRFHPDLTPCLTAILNFHLKTGSPFLINAYPYFAYKANPKQVPLEFVLFQPNSGIVDPATPTVFIPVAGKKINGVRAIAALAFCVLQKGIFETGWPSKGDTDEAGATPENAKKYNGNLINKLVCGKKGTPMRPNADLNIYVFALFNENMKSSPTSERNYGLFKPDDSSAYYIGFNSTGLLSTSSNTSTTPSSTGSSSSSSSSVPLGSSSSSGSTTSSTAVVVS; from the exons ATGGTCTTCACCTTCAACGACACCTCCCTCTCCTCTATCACATCAGAGCGTCTACTCCGGGCTATGCAGAGCGTCTACTCCGTCCTCTGCTCCCTCAACCTCCAGGACAAGGTCTCCATCACCACTGCCCACTCCCTCGCCGTCCTCCAGACCTCCTACCTCCCCTTCGCCTGCAGGTTCCACCCGGACCTCACCCCCTGCTTGACTGCCATCCTCAACTTCCATCTCAAGACCGGCTCCCCTTTCCTCATCAATGCCTACCCCTACTTCGCCTACAAGGCCAACCCCAAGCAGGTCCCTCTGGAGTTCGTCCTTTTCCAGCCCAACTCCGGGATCGTCGATCCCGCCACCCCTACTGTATTTATTCCAGT TGCTGGGAAGAAGATCAATGGGGTGCGTGCCATAGCTGCTTTGGCATT ctgcgttctTCAAAAGGGTATTTTCGAGACCGGCTGGCCCTCCAAGGGGGACACCGACGAGGCCGGAGCCACTCCGGAGAATGCCAAGAAGTACAACGGCAACCTCATCAACAAGCTGGTGTGCGGGAAGAAGGGGACGCCCATGAGGCCCAACGCCGACTTGAACATCTATGTCTTCGCCCTTTTCAACGAGAACATGAAGTCCAGCCCAACCTCCGAGAGGAACTACGGCCTCTTCAAGCCGGATGACTCCTCGGCCTACTACATTGGCTTCAACAGCACCGGTCTCCTTTCCACTTCCTCCAATACCTCCACTACTCCTAGTAGTACTGGtagtagcagcagcagcagtagtAGTGTTCCTCTtggctcctcctcctcctccggtAGCACCACTTCTTCCACAGCAGTAGTAGTATCATAA